A stretch of Syntrophorhabdales bacterium DNA encodes these proteins:
- a CDS encoding branched-chain amino acid ABC transporter permease: MSFSGFLTNLLYGITIGSAYTLIASGLSIVFGVMGVLNFAHGSFVMLGAYTGLTIMNVTGNFWLSLTLAPLAVALLGGIVERSMVSRLYGKDVPSTLFLTFGLSMVFSNVVLLIWGGSHYSIQLPSYFKGFINLAGMYYPKFRLFVLLFSCALVAVLWLFLSRSRWGLPIRAGLHDLETVEAFGIDIYRVFSVLFIICSGLAAVAGVIIGSMRSINPMMDLDLITVALIVIVIGGLGSFKGALIGSLILGLAEAFGAQAAPGFAKFTTWVIMALVLILRPKGLFSER, from the coding sequence ATGAGTTTTTCCGGCTTTCTGACTAACCTGCTCTATGGGATCACTATAGGTTCAGCCTATACGCTGATAGCCTCCGGTCTTTCCATAGTCTTCGGCGTCATGGGTGTGCTTAATTTCGCCCATGGAAGCTTTGTCATGTTGGGGGCCTATACAGGGCTGACCATCATGAATGTCACGGGGAATTTCTGGCTCTCGTTGACGCTCGCGCCTCTGGCAGTCGCACTGCTCGGCGGAATCGTCGAAAGATCGATGGTGAGCCGCCTCTATGGTAAGGACGTCCCATCCACTCTGTTTCTTACCTTCGGGCTGAGCATGGTCTTTTCAAACGTGGTGCTGCTCATATGGGGCGGCTCTCACTATTCCATCCAGCTGCCTTCCTACTTCAAGGGATTCATAAACCTGGCCGGTATGTATTACCCTAAATTTCGCCTGTTCGTGCTGTTATTCAGTTGCGCGCTGGTGGCAGTTCTCTGGCTTTTCTTAAGCCGCAGCCGCTGGGGACTACCGATCCGTGCCGGCCTTCATGATTTGGAGACGGTCGAAGCCTTTGGTATCGATATCTACAGAGTCTTCAGTGTTCTTTTCATCATCTGCTCCGGGCTCGCGGCAGTTGCCGGGGTGATCATAGGTTCCATGCGGAGCATAAATCCGATGATGGACCTTGATCTGATAACCGTTGCCTTGATTGTGATTGTCATCGGCGGACTAGGTAGCTTCAAAGGCGCGCTGATCGGCTCTCTGATACTTGGATTGGCAGAGGCATTCGGCGCGCAGGCAGCGCCGGGTTTCGCCAAGTTCACCACATGGGTGATCATGGCGCTGGTACTCATCCTACGCCCCAAAGGCCTCTTTTCGGAGCGTTGA
- a CDS encoding branched-chain amino acid ABC transporter permease yields MADTESIPRKLQSRTIIEAAVLLVLLLLPLGSGRLFSDFYIALCLRIMIFGILMLGFDLLAGYCGLVSFGHAMFFGTGAYVAALTWKYFTDSIWIGMLLGLGLNAIIGYVLGLLVVRTRTVYFIFLTFAFSQFFFVTANGWRLIGGTDGLTGIPAPALVPGVSLGERIPFYYFTVAFLLIAYWVARRIVNSHFGRLLRGIHQNEERVNFLGYNSPLLIRRVFLISGLFGSVSGTLMACFQPFVPPDYFHLSMSGEFVMMGLLGGMGTLVGPLMGTAIVIFLGDLLSSWLKEAWMLCLGALYVICILFSPEGLAKIIANISATGFLSRLSGRKGSTINGS; encoded by the coding sequence ATGGCTGATACAGAGAGTATACCCAGAAAACTCCAAAGCAGAACCATCATCGAGGCAGCGGTTCTGCTCGTACTCCTGCTCCTGCCGCTAGGCTCGGGCAGGCTTTTTTCCGATTTTTACATAGCACTCTGTCTGCGTATCATGATTTTCGGCATACTCATGCTGGGCTTCGATCTGCTCGCAGGCTACTGTGGTCTTGTCTCCTTCGGGCACGCCATGTTTTTCGGAACCGGCGCGTACGTAGCTGCCCTCACCTGGAAATATTTCACCGATTCGATATGGATCGGAATGCTTCTCGGTCTCGGTCTCAATGCGATCATCGGGTACGTGCTTGGCCTGCTCGTGGTACGGACCAGAACCGTCTACTTCATTTTTCTCACTTTTGCGTTTTCGCAATTCTTCTTTGTGACTGCAAACGGCTGGCGCCTCATCGGCGGCACTGACGGGCTCACGGGCATTCCGGCACCGGCTCTTGTGCCCGGCGTATCACTGGGCGAGCGGATTCCTTTTTACTATTTCACCGTCGCCTTTTTGCTGATCGCCTATTGGGTCGCGCGTCGCATTGTCAATTCGCATTTCGGACGTCTGCTAAGGGGCATCCATCAGAACGAGGAACGCGTTAACTTCCTCGGCTATAACTCACCTTTGCTGATCCGCAGGGTTTTTCTGATTTCGGGGCTTTTCGGTTCCGTATCCGGAACGCTCATGGCCTGTTTTCAGCCGTTCGTACCACCCGATTACTTTCACCTGAGTATGTCTGGCGAATTCGTGATGATGGGGCTCCTCGGAGGCATGGGTACGCTGGTGGGGCCGCTCATGGGAACAGCCATAGTGATCTTTCTGGGCGATCTCTTGAGCAGTTGGTTGAAAGAGGCCTGGATGCTCTGCCTCGGCGCCCTCTACGTGATCTGCATTCTCTTCTCGCCGGAAGGGCTCGCTAAGATCATAGCAAATATTTCGGCAACGGGCTTTCTCTCGCGGCTGTCTGGTCGCAAAGGCTCAACCATTAACGGGAGCTGA